A genomic window from Monomorium pharaonis isolate MP-MQ-018 unplaced genomic scaffold, ASM1337386v2 scaffold_117, whole genome shotgun sequence includes:
- the LOC118648002 gene encoding uncharacterized protein LOC118648002: MTDILNIEDEPIFDDRIVKIETHTYNPFANTTFEYNDEIRIPIQQQDLYTLPYESFLYIEGKLIIKKPVAGSDVTLANNCIAFMFDEIRYELDGVEIDRNRNVGITSTLKNYVTMSAARSVIARNAGWDPWNPPNGYFNFCVPLNMLLGFCEDYRRVVINARHELILIRARNDNNCLMGSSELEPKIELLKVQWRMPHVLLNEINKLSMLRALESGRYLSMAFRSWDLYEYPLLQSTTKHSWAIKTATQLEKPRYVVFALQAGRKNNMSENMSRFDHCKLINAKLYLNSECYPYDDLNLDFDKNKWSILYDTYAHFCKNYYGYDYLEPNQSVTMFRHNGPFVIIDCSRQNESIKSATVDVRLEFECRENVPANTTAYCLIIHDRVIQYNPLTNVVRKIT; the protein is encoded by the coding sequence ATGacggatattttaaatatcgagGACGAGCCGATCTTTGACGATCGCATCGTCAAGATCGAGACTCACACGTACAATCCGTTCGCCAACACGACGTTTGAATACAACGATGAGATAAGAATTCCTATACAACAGCAGGATCTTTACACGTTACCGTACgaaagttttttatacattgaaggaaaacttataataaagaaaccaGTTGCGGGATCTGATGTGACATTGGCAAATAATTGCATCGCGTTCATGTTCGATGAGATTCGATACGAGCTCGACGGTGTGGAGATTGATCGAAACAGAAACGTCGGAATAACCAGCACCCTCAAGAACTATGTAACTATGTCAGCTGCCAGAAGCGTAATCGCGAGGAACGCCGGCTGGGATCCGTGGAATCCTCCGAacggatattttaatttttgcgtacCGCTCAACATGCTGTTGGGATTTTGTGAAGATTACAGACGCGTGGTGATCAACGCTCGCCATGAGCTGATTttaatacgcgcgcgtaacgATAACAATTGTCTGATGGGAAGTTCAGAATTGGAGCCGAAGATTGAATTACTCAAAGTTCAGTGGCGAATGCCGCATGTGTTACTGAACGAGATAAATAAACTGTCGATGCTGCGTGCTCTGGAAAGCGGGCGATACCTCAGCATGGCATTTCGTTCTTGGGATCTATATGAGTATCCTTTATTGCAAAGCACAACCAAACATTCGTGGGCCATCAAGACCGCTACTCAGCTCGAGAAGCCTCGATACGTCGTTTTCGCTCTGCAGGCTGGTCGGAAGAATAACATGTCTGAAAACATGAGTCGATTCGATCATTGCAAATTAATCAACGCAAAACTCTATTTAAACTCGGAATGTTATCCGTACGATGATTTGAATCtagattttgataaaaataaatggtcGATTCTGTACGACACGTACGCacatttctgtaaaaactatTACGGATATGATTATCTCGAACCGAATCAATCCGTCACCATGTTTCGACATAATGGTCCATTCGTGATTATCGATTGCTCTCGACAAAACGAATCGATCAAGAGCGCAACCGTGGACGTACGCTTAGAATTTGAATGCAGAGAAAACGTGCCCGCGAACACTACCGCGTACTGTCTCATTATACACGATCGTGTGATTCAGTACAACCCGTTGACCAACGTTGTGCGCAAAATTACCTAA